A single Nicotiana tabacum cultivar K326 chromosome 5, ASM71507v2, whole genome shotgun sequence DNA region contains:
- the LOC107827302 gene encoding protein trichome birefringence-like 3: MSRHSVALTFIPPITLPCFIVQLSFSLLLHCELVHIHPFNMRWTKSAKRKLSFPIITAIICTLTFIFLLYTERISTVSSGSILRFKPCPKRNFADDRELESDQLDNPTDDSLVFDPDECSVTHGKWIFNTSIKPLYLDRTCPYIDKQYSCIKNGRNDSNYRYWEWQPDNCMLPRFDPEIALRKLRGKRLMFVGDSLQRNQWESFVCLIESVIPKGKKSMKRGRVHSVFKAKEYDATIEFYWAPFLVESNTDIPIKSDPNQRIIKVDSIAQRAKHWLGADILVFNTYVWWMSGLKTKALWGEFKNGEEGYEELDTTVSYRIALRTWANWIDSTVDPKKTRVFFTTMSPSHQKNKEWGNINGIRCYNETRPVMKKGFWGTGSNKEMMNVVANIIGRMKVPVTVLNITQLSEYRIDAHTSIYGELQGKLLTAEQRADPLHFADCIHWCLPGVPDTWNQLLFAYL; the protein is encoded by the exons ATGTCTCGTCATTCTGTTGCACTTACATTTATCCCTCCAATAACTTTGCCTTGCTTCATCGTGCAGTTAAGTTTTTCTCTGCTTCTCCATTGTGAATTAGTGCATATCCATCCTTTCAACATGCGATGGACAAAATCTGCAAAAAGAAAACTCTCTTTTCCCATAATCACAGCCATTATCTGTACTTTAACCTTCATTTTTCTGTTGTACACTGAGAGGATTAGTACTGTTTCTTCTGGCTCTATTTTGAGGTTTAAGCCTTGTCCCAAAAGAAATTTTGCAG ATGATAGAGAATTGGAGAGCGATCAACTAGACAATCCAACAGACGATAGTCTTGTTTTTGATCCTGATGAATGCAGTGTCACACATGGGAAATGGATTTTTAATACTTCAATCAAGCCATTGTATTTAGACAGGACTTGTCCTTATATTGATAAACAATATTCTTGTATTAAGAATGGCCGAAACGATTCAAATTATCGATACTGGGAATGGCAGCCTGATAACTGCATGTTGCCAAG GTTTGATCCTGAGATTGCCCTAAGAAAGCTTCGAGGAAAGAGATTAATGTTTGTAGGGGATTCACTACAGAGAAATCAATGGGAATCTTTTGTATGTTTGATTGAATCTGTAATCCCAAAAGGCAAGAAATCCATGAAACGTGGCCGCGTTCACTCTGTATTCAAAGCTAAG GAATATGATGCTACAATTGAGTTCTATTGGGCTCCATTCTTGGTCGAGTCTAACACAGATATTCCAATTAAAAGTGATCCAAACCAGAGAATAATTAAAGTGGACTCCATTGCACAGCGTGCGAAACACTGGTTAGGAGCAGACATCCTTGTTTTCAATACTTATGTTTGGTGGATGAGTGGACTCAAGACCAAGGCACT ATGGGGCGAAttcaaaaatggagaagaagGTTATGAAGAATTAGATACAACAGTTTCTTACAGAATAGCATTAAGAACATGGGCAAATTGGATTGATTCAACAGTTGATCCTAAAAAAACACGGGTCTTTTTCACTACTATGTCTCCTTCACACCAGAA AAACAAAGAATGGGGGAACATAAATGGGATCAGGTGCTACAATGAGACAAGACCAGTAATGAAGAAGGGCTTCTGGGGAACTGGTTCAAACAAAGAGATGATGAATGTTGTGGCCAATATCATAGGAAGAATGAAGGTTCCTGTTACTGTTTTGAATATCACACAATTATCTGAGTATAGAATTGATGCACATACATCAATATATGGTGAATTGCAAGGCAAATTGTTAACAGCTGAGCAAAGAGCTGATCCTTTGCATTTTGCGGATTGTATACATTGGTGTTTGCCTGGAGTTCCTGATACTTGGAATCAGTTACTTTTTGCATATTTGTAG